Proteins encoded within one genomic window of Oncorhynchus nerka isolate Pitt River linkage group LG17, Oner_Uvic_2.0, whole genome shotgun sequence:
- the LOC135561349 gene encoding uncharacterized protein LOC135561349 has translation MPAPHIRPPVRLPSPVRPVSTPRTLPEVRVNNPVPPVPAPRIRPPVRLPSPVRLVPVPRTHPEVCVTSPAPRTRPPVCIHSPEPPTRVRSPEPPATFNSPEPPARGHSPEPPARVHSPEPPARVRSPEPPARVRSPEPPARVHSPEPPTRVRSPEPPATFNSPEPPARVHSPEPPARVRSPEPPARVRNPEPPARVRSPEPPVTVPSPELPATVPSPELPATVPSPELPATVPSPELPTTVHGPEPPTTVHGPEPPATVHGPEPPTTVHGPEPPATVHSQEPPAVVDGPELPGKVSSPTPGQESSSTPMSSQGTVLSPAPRSESSSATVSSQGTVLSPAPRSESSSATVSSPSTASSPAPWQEPSSAPVSSPDTASSLAPRPEPSSAPVTSPGTATSPAPRHKPSSAPMPSTGMSFSPAPWSVPGSGGGYDPHRSRHQH, from the coding sequence ATGCCGGCTCCacacatcaggcctccagtgcgcctccccagtccggtacgtcctgtatCAACTCCccgcactctccctgaagtgcgtgtcaacaatccggtgccacctgtgccggctccacgcatcaggcctccagtgcgcctccccagtccggtacgtcttGTGCCAGTTCCACGCACTCACCCTGAAgtgtgtgtcaccagtccggctccacgcactaggcctccagtgtGTATTCACAGTCCAGAGCCGCCAACGAGGGttcgcagtccagagcctccagcgacgtttAATAGTCCAGAGCCGCCAGCGAGGGGTCACAGTCCAGAGCCGCCAGCGAGagttcacagtccagagccgCCAGCAAGGGTTCGCAGTCCAGAGCCGCCAGCGAGGGttcgcagtccagagcctccagcgagggttcacagtccagagccgCCAACGAGGGttcgcagtccagagcctccagcgacatttaacagtccagagccgccagcgagggttcacagtccagagccgCCAGCGAGGGttcgcagtccagagcctccagcgagggtTCGCAATCCAGAGCCGCCAGCGAGGGttcgcagtccagagcctccagtgacggttccaagtccagagcttccggcgacggttcccagtccagagcttccggcgacggttcccagtccagagcttccggcgacggttccaAGTCCAGAACTTCCTacgacggtccacggtccagaACCTCCTACGAcagtccacggtccggaacctcctgcgacggtccacggtccggaacctcctacaacagtccacggtccggaacctcctgcgacggtccacagtcagGAACCTCCAGCTGTGGTCGACGGCCCAGAGCTTCCAGGCAAGGTGTCCAGTCCCACTCCAGGGCAGGAGTCTTCCTCTACACCGATGTCCAGTCAAGGCACGGTGCTCAGTCCTGCTCCGAGGTCGGAGTCTTCCTCTGCGACGGTGTCCAGTCAAGGCACGGTGCTCAGTCCTGCTCCAAGGTCGGAGTCTTCCTCTGCGACGGTGTCCAGTCCAAGCACGGcatccagtccagctccatggcaggagccctcCTCTGCGCCGGTGTCCAGTCCAGACACGGCATCTAGTCTCGCTCCTAGGCCCGAGCCTTCCTCAGCGCCGGTGACCAGTCCAGGCACGGCTACCAGCCCAGCTCCAAGGCacaagccttcctctgcgccgatgcccagtacGGGCATGTCGTTCAGCCCGGCGCCATGGTCGGTTCCGGGGTCTGGGGGGGGCTATgacccgcaccggagccgccaccaacACTAA
- the LOC115145099 gene encoding protein NDNF-like, with product MRLDFGPQGWPLALALLLGVVVGQKLPTRDEGLFQMQIRDKTLFHDSSIIPDGAEISGYLFRDTPKRYYFVVEEDNTPLSVTVTPCDAPLEWKLTLQELPEEASGEGSGEPEPLDQQKQQQVTVDEGTELFSYKGNDVESYMATSSPSGLYQLEMLSTEKDSNFKVYATTTPASDQPYPELPYDPRVDITALGRTTVTLAWKPTPTGVLMGQPVQYCVVINKEHNFKSLCAAEAKISADDAFMAAPKPGRDFSPFDFAHFGFVHSDNNLNRGLTSNKISRSYTAKPKASDIQKVCIGNKNIFTVSDLKPDTQYYFDVFAVNSATNTSTAYVGTFARTKEEARQKTVELKDGKVSDVFIKRKGSKFLRFAPVSSHQRVTLFVHACLDSVQVQVRRDGKLLLSQNVEGVRQFQLRGKPKAKYLIRLRGSRKGASTLKVLATTKPSSKQPFPSLPEDTRIKAFDKLRTCSSATVAWLGTQDRNKFCVYKKEVSESYGEEQRRREQNQCAGPETRRKSEKVLCKYFHSPNLQKAVTTETITGLEPGKTYLLDVYVVGHSGHSVKYQSKLVKTRKYC from the exons ATGAGGCTGGATTTTGGACCTCAGGGCTGGCCTCTGGCCCTGGCTCTACTGCTGGGGGTTGTAGTGGGCCAGAAGCTGCCCACGCGAGACGAGGGCCTGTTCCAGATGCAGATCAGAGACAAAACCCTGTTCCATGATTCCTCCATCATCCCAGACGGAGCCGAGATCAGTGGATACTTGTTCAGGGACACGCCCAAAAG GTACTACTTTGTGGTGGAGGAGGACAACACCCCGCTGTCTGTGACGGTGACACCATGTGATGCTCCTCTGGAGTGGAAGCTCACTCTGCAGGAGCTGCCTGAGGAGGCCAGTGGAGAGGGATCAG GTGAGCCAGAGCCCCTGGACcagcagaagcagcagcaggTGACAGTAGATGAGGGCACAGAGCTCTTCTCCTACAAGGGAAATGATGTGGAGTCCTACATGGCCACCAGCTCTCCCTCCGGCCTCTATCAGCTGGAGATGCTCTCCACAGAGAAGGACAGCAACTTCAAGGTGTACGCTACCACCACCCCAGCGTCTGACCAGCCCTACCCCGAGCTGCCCTACGATCCCCGGGTGGACATCACCGCCCTGGGCCGGACCACTGTCACCCTGGCCTGGAAGCCCACCCCTACAGGCGTTCTGATGGGCCAGCCCGTCCAGTATTGTGTGGTCATCAACAAGGAGCACAATTTCAAGAGCCTGTGTGCTGCCGAGGCTAAGATCAGCGCAGACGATGCCTTCATGGCCGCTCCAAAGCCAGGCCGGGACTTCAGCCCCTTCGACTTTGCTCACTTTGGCTTTGTCCACTCAGACAATAACTTAAACCGAGGTCTCACCAGCAACAAGATCTCCCGCTCCTACACAGCCAAACCCAAGGCCTCTGACATTCAGAAAGTCTGCATCGGCAACAAGAACATCTTCACCGTGTCGGACCTGAAGCCGGACACTCAGTACTACTTTGACGTGTTCGCTGTGAACTCTGCCACCAACACCAGCACCGCCTATGTGGGCACCTTCGCCCGCACCAAAGAGGAGGCTCGGCAGAAGACGGTGGAACTGAAGGATGGCAAAGTGTCCGACGTCTTCATCAAGAGGAAGGGCAGTAAGTTCCTGCGCTTTGCCCCTGTCTCCTCCCACCAGAGGGTCACTCTGTTTGTACATGCCTGTCTGGACTCTGTTCAGGTGCAGGTTAGGCGTGATGGCAAGCTGCTGCTCTCCCAGAATGTGGAGGGTGTACGGCAGTTCCAGCTGCGAGGGAAGCCCAAGGCCAAGTACCTGATCCGTCTGCGAGGCAGCAGGAAAGGAGCGTCCACCCTGAAGGTGCTGGCCACCACAAAGCCCAGCAGCAAGCAGCCCTTCCCATCGCTACCCGAGGACACACGCATCAAGGCCTTCGACAAGCTGCGTACCTGCTCCTCTGCTACTGTGGCCTGGCTGGGAACGCAGGACCGCAACAAGTTCTGCGTCTACAAAAAAGAGGTGTCCGAGAGCTACGGCGAGGAGCAGCGGCGCCGTGAGCAGAACCAGTGTGCCGGGCCCGAGACGCGCAGGAAGTCAGAGAAGGTCCTCTGCAAGTACTTCCACAGCCCAAACCTGCAGAAGGCCGTTACCACGGAAACCATCACAGGGCTGGAGCCGGGCAAGACCTATCTGCTGGACGTTTATGTTGTGGGCCACAGTGGTCACTCAGTCAAATATCAGAGCAAACTGGTGAAAACGAGGAAGTACTGCTAA